The following coding sequences lie in one Bacteroidota bacterium genomic window:
- a CDS encoding SRPBCC domain-containing protein — protein sequence MPTIEQTYEINASPEEVFEALVNADIIQDWSGDEAKMSPEVGAKFSLWGGQMFGTNLEVVKNKKLVQEWCYDQWEAPSKVTFTLKGKGKKTIVELLHEDVPEKSVNSISDGWNAYYLGAIQEMFDEANP from the coding sequence ATGCCGACAATTGAACAAACTTATGAAATAAATGCTTCACCTGAAGAAGTGTTTGAAGCATTGGTTAATGCCGATATTATTCAAGATTGGAGCGGTGATGAAGCAAAGATGAGTCCAGAAGTGGGAGCGAAATTTTCACTTTGGGGCGGACAAATGTTTGGAACCAATCTGGAAGTTGTTAAAAATAAAAAATTGGTTCAAGAATGGTGTTACGACCAGTGGGAAGCGCCATCAAAAGTGACCTTTACTTTAAAAGGAAAAGGTAAAAAAACAATCGTAGAGCTCCTGCATGAAGATGTTCCGGAAAAATCGGTTAATAGTATTTCTGATGGTTGGAACGCTTATTATTTAGGCGCTATTCAAGAGATGTTTGATGAAGCAAATCCTTAA